In the genome of Croceimicrobium hydrocarbonivorans, one region contains:
- a CDS encoding S46 family peptidase encodes MKRVLFFLIALSIGGSLTAKEGMWLPHLIAQLNYSEMQRMGLQISAEDIYSVNQSSLKDAVVHFNGGCTGELISSQGLLLTNHHCGYSQIQSHSTLEDNYLKDGFWAASREEELPNSGLYAAIIKEIKDVSNDVLEGTTTEMAEAERDSIIQSNRQSLLAKMKEAYPKLEFELKDFFFGNQYLLISKTIYNDVRLVGAPPSSVGKYGADTDNWVWPRHTGDFSIFRIYADSNNQPADYSADNVPFKPARHLKVNIAGVREGDFTMVYGFPGSTQQYLPAAEVQNTVEHYNPARIAVRDKILMILDEKMRKDEATRLRYASKYARISNSWKRWKGEILGIERTHAIEALRKEERLFEQTCKAIPELQTEQHLVAEMVDLYTKRRPINMERYAYIEVGYFGIEAFRHVLGYGKLVSLAEAGRTEELKAEAERLAKAMEGFKKDYDYDLDLKVAKNILPMYLKAIKTEPGEEVRELQGKDMNEQIEEIAEMFEDAPYFASDFSEKLLKDPAKMAKKIADDDLYELSWEMYDHYFQVLNARNREFELKIEALQARYVRALQRAFPKKPFYPDANSTLRVAYGQVKSYEARDAVIYQSQTHLSGVMEKYIPGDYEFDLPQKLIDLYEKKDYGRYGKDGEMPVCFIATNHTTGGNSGSPVLNARGELIGLNFDRAWDGVMSDMYFDPSICRNVMVDLRYVLFIIDKLGGASYLVDEMDLVTVHPDDQKEVKEDAVESESTETLKKAG; translated from the coding sequence GTTGTACCGGCGAACTTATTTCCTCTCAAGGACTCTTATTAACCAATCACCACTGTGGCTATAGCCAAATCCAAAGTCATTCTACCTTAGAAGATAATTACCTAAAAGATGGTTTTTGGGCCGCTTCTCGCGAAGAGGAACTTCCCAATAGCGGATTGTATGCTGCCATCATCAAAGAAATTAAGGATGTAAGTAATGATGTCTTAGAAGGAACAACTACCGAGATGGCAGAAGCCGAGCGCGATTCTATTATTCAGTCCAATCGTCAATCGCTATTAGCTAAAATGAAAGAAGCCTATCCAAAACTTGAATTTGAGTTGAAGGATTTCTTCTTTGGCAATCAATATTTATTGATCAGTAAAACCATTTACAATGATGTGCGCTTGGTAGGAGCTCCTCCCAGCAGCGTAGGTAAATATGGTGCGGATACCGATAACTGGGTATGGCCTCGTCATACCGGAGACTTTTCCATCTTCCGTATTTATGCGGATTCTAATAATCAACCGGCCGACTATTCTGCCGATAATGTACCCTTTAAACCTGCTCGTCACCTGAAAGTGAATATTGCTGGTGTTAGAGAAGGCGATTTCACGATGGTTTATGGATTCCCTGGTAGTACCCAACAGTATTTACCAGCCGCAGAAGTTCAGAATACCGTAGAGCATTATAATCCTGCCCGCATTGCCGTGCGCGATAAGATCTTGATGATTCTGGATGAAAAGATGCGTAAAGACGAAGCTACGCGTTTGCGATATGCTAGTAAATATGCTCGTATCAGCAATAGCTGGAAACGTTGGAAGGGGGAAATCCTTGGCATCGAAAGAACCCATGCTATTGAAGCCTTGCGCAAGGAGGAACGTCTATTTGAGCAAACTTGTAAGGCTATTCCTGAATTACAGACTGAGCAACATTTAGTAGCCGAAATGGTAGACCTCTACACCAAACGTCGTCCAATAAACATGGAGCGCTACGCTTATATCGAAGTAGGTTATTTCGGTATTGAAGCCTTCCGCCATGTATTGGGCTATGGCAAATTAGTGTCCTTGGCAGAAGCAGGACGTACGGAGGAACTCAAAGCGGAAGCCGAACGTTTAGCCAAGGCCATGGAAGGCTTTAAGAAGGATTATGATTATGATCTGGACTTAAAAGTGGCCAAGAACATCCTACCCATGTATTTGAAAGCCATTAAAACTGAGCCCGGAGAAGAAGTGCGCGAATTGCAAGGCAAGGATATGAATGAGCAGATAGAGGAGATTGCCGAAATGTTTGAAGATGCGCCTTATTTCGCCAGTGATTTCAGTGAGAAGCTCTTAAAGGATCCCGCCAAAATGGCTAAGAAGATTGCTGATGATGATCTTTATGAATTGAGCTGGGAGATGTATGATCATTATTTCCAGGTATTGAATGCACGGAACCGTGAGTTTGAATTGAAGATTGAAGCCCTGCAAGCTCGTTATGTGCGTGCCTTACAAAGAGCATTTCCCAAAAAGCCTTTTTATCCGGATGCGAACTCCACCTTGCGTGTAGCCTACGGCCAGGTTAAGTCTTACGAAGCGCGTGATGCGGTGATCTACCAATCTCAAACTCATTTAAGCGGAGTAATGGAAAAGTACATTCCGGGGGATTATGAGTTCGACTTGCCGCAAAAGCTTATCGATCTATACGAGAAAAAGGATTATGGTCGCTATGGCAAGGATGGAGAGATGCCAGTTTGCTTTATTGCTACCAACCATACTACTGGTGGTAATTCCGGATCTCCGGTATTAAATGCCCGCGGCGAATTAATCGGATTAAACTTCGATCGCGCCTGGGATGGCGTTATGAGTGATATGTATTTTGATCCTAGCATTTGTCGTAATGTGATGGTGGATTTACGCTATGTACTTTTCATTATCGACAAACTTGGCGGAGCCAGTTATTTAGTAGATGAAATGGATTTGGTGACCGTGCATCCCGATGATCAAAAGGAAGTAAAGGAAGATGCGGTTGAAAGTGAATCAACCGAAACCTTAAAGAAAGCTGGATAA
- a CDS encoding LamG domain-containing protein, translated as MRIIYPLLSLVLFCSSLSLNAQNALNFDGADDRLSCGNDASVQLSGSAISLEAWIFPTAWTSQVWQGNIINKENNSPDYGYMLRCGDNGKLNFNLGNGSWNELTTAANTLSLNTWQHVAGTYDGSMIRLYVNGIQVDSASMSMSFSSGLQNLTIGNWSNTPDRTFMGSIDEVRVWNVVRTKGEIAANMNAEFCTAPAGLVAYYQLNEGQAGGSNANLNTAPDLSGNGNTGNLSNFALTGSVSNWVMGSPINPASDFVQIVDSTCTDYLGAGGILYDSTGIYLDTLQNSDGCDSIIELNLTVNSVNNAVTANSNILVSQQTNGTYQWVDCSNGNTWVNGANSQLLSPPDPTHSYAVIVNYRGCVDTSDCTFLAGIGLSEQSGTSFEVYPNPAQGPIQVSHPGMHEGKLEVISLGGKILLSQALNGEASTIDTEELEAGLYLLRLQSGQSQQLEKIRILK; from the coding sequence ATGCGAATCATATACCCCCTTTTGAGCTTGGTCCTTTTTTGCAGCTCCCTAAGTCTTAATGCCCAAAATGCCCTCAATTTCGATGGGGCCGATGATCGCCTAAGCTGTGGCAATGATGCCAGCGTGCAATTATCAGGTTCGGCCATTAGTTTGGAAGCCTGGATTTTCCCCACTGCCTGGACCAGCCAAGTCTGGCAAGGGAATATTATCAATAAGGAGAATAATTCGCCCGATTACGGCTATATGTTGCGCTGTGGCGATAATGGAAAATTGAATTTCAATCTCGGTAATGGCAGCTGGAATGAGTTAACCACCGCAGCCAATACCCTAAGCTTAAATACCTGGCAGCATGTAGCAGGTACTTATGATGGCTCCATGATTCGCCTTTATGTAAACGGAATTCAAGTAGATTCTGCCAGTATGAGCATGAGCTTCTCCAGTGGTTTACAGAACCTTACCATCGGCAATTGGAGCAATACCCCCGATCGGACTTTTATGGGGAGCATTGATGAAGTAAGGGTTTGGAATGTTGTACGTACTAAAGGGGAGATTGCCGCAAATATGAATGCTGAATTTTGTACCGCACCTGCCGGTTTGGTAGCTTATTATCAATTGAATGAAGGACAAGCCGGCGGCAGCAATGCCAACCTGAATACCGCTCCCGATTTAAGTGGGAATGGGAATACCGGCAACCTTAGCAATTTTGCCTTAACGGGATCGGTGTCTAACTGGGTAATGGGTTCACCCATCAATCCGGCTTCCGATTTTGTTCAGATAGTGGATAGTACCTGTACCGATTATCTAGGAGCAGGAGGGATCCTTTATGATTCCACCGGTATTTATTTGGATACCCTTCAGAATAGCGATGGCTGTGATTCGATAATTGAACTAAACCTCACCGTTAACTCCGTGAATAATGCCGTAACAGCCAACAGTAATATTTTGGTTAGCCAGCAAACGAATGGAACTTATCAGTGGGTGGATTGCAGCAATGGCAATACCTGGGTAAATGGTGCCAATAGCCAATTACTAAGCCCTCCGGATCCTACACACTCTTATGCGGTAATTGTCAATTATAGGGGATGTGTGGATACTTCTGATTGTACATTTTTGGCGGGTATTGGTTTAAGCGAACAGAGTGGGACAAGCTTTGAGGTGTATCCTAATCCGGCGCAGGGTCCAATTCAGGTTTCCCATCCCGGAATGCATGAAGGTAAACTGGAAGTAATTAGCCTCGGTGGAAAAATCCTCTTAAGCCAAGCCCTAAATGGGGAAGCGAGTACAATTGATACGGAAGAATTGGAAGCAGGATTATACCTCTTGCGATTACAAAGTGGCCAAAGCCAGCAGCTTGAAAAAATTAGAATTCTCAAATAA
- a CDS encoding YfiT family bacillithiol transferase: MENKDLKQLQYPVGGYDWPESVSEEQIQEWLQTIADFPAAVLKIVKESTAAQREWPYRPGGWNIRQLVHHTADSHLNSLVRFKWALSEDCPTIKAYDQNGWAAQSDYTNTDLTLSLNFLVALHARWVDLMRSLTDEELQRKYKHPDHDELRTLAGTIGGYAWHCRHHLAHMQLAISSNGDYQ; encoded by the coding sequence ATGGAAAACAAAGACCTGAAACAATTACAATATCCCGTTGGTGGATATGATTGGCCGGAAAGCGTTTCTGAGGAGCAAATTCAAGAATGGCTTCAAACCATCGCTGATTTTCCGGCAGCAGTATTAAAGATTGTAAAGGAAAGTACCGCAGCTCAAAGAGAGTGGCCGTATCGCCCTGGAGGCTGGAATATTCGCCAATTGGTGCATCATACGGCCGACAGTCATTTGAACAGTCTGGTGCGCTTTAAATGGGCTTTAAGTGAAGACTGTCCCACCATTAAGGCATACGACCAAAATGGCTGGGCGGCACAAAGTGATTATACCAATACTGATCTGACTTTAAGTCTCAATTTTTTAGTGGCGCTCCATGCACGCTGGGTTGATTTAATGCGCTCTTTAACTGATGAGGAGCTCCAGAGAAAGTATAAACATCCGGATCATGATGAGTTGCGCACTTTAGCCGGAACCATTGGAGGCTACGCCTGGCATTGTCGCCATCATTTAGCTCATATGCAGCTGGCTATTAGTTCAAATGG